In Vibrio atlanticus, the following proteins share a genomic window:
- a CDS encoding protein-L-isoaspartate(D-aspartate) O-methyltransferase codes for MSNPQAERLVTFLIENGIQDQKVLDAIYLLPRESFLSQAMHHQAYDNNALPIGQGQTISQPYIVAKMTELLELQQDSRVLEIGTGSGYQTAVLAQLVDHVYSVERIKSLQWDAKRRLKQLDFYNISTKHGDGWQGWSSKAPFDAIIVTAAAESIPQALLQQLKDGGRLLIPVGDDEQQLLKIVRHGDEFLSSVIEMVRFVPLVPGELA; via the coding sequence GTGAGTAATCCACAAGCTGAGCGCTTAGTTACTTTTCTGATAGAAAATGGTATTCAGGATCAAAAGGTTCTTGATGCTATTTACTTACTACCGAGAGAGAGCTTTTTATCACAGGCTATGCATCACCAGGCCTATGATAATAATGCGCTGCCTATCGGGCAGGGGCAGACAATTTCTCAGCCTTACATTGTTGCTAAAATGACCGAGCTGCTTGAGTTACAACAAGACAGCCGCGTTTTGGAGATCGGAACGGGTTCTGGTTATCAAACGGCTGTTTTGGCTCAGTTGGTTGATCACGTGTATTCGGTTGAAAGAATAAAGTCGCTACAATGGGATGCTAAGCGTAGGTTGAAGCAACTCGATTTCTACAACATCTCAACCAAGCACGGTGATGGTTGGCAAGGTTGGTCTTCTAAGGCGCCTTTTGATGCGATTATTGTCACTGCTGCTGCAGAGTCGATCCCTCAAGCGCTTTTGCAGCAGTTGAAAGATGGAGGGCGCTTATTAATTCCGGTCGGAGATGATGAACAACAACTGTTGAAGATTGTTCGCCACGGTGATGAGTTCTTATCGAGTGTTATCGAGATGGTGCGATTTGTACCTCTTGTACCTGGTGAGTTAGCTTAA